In Nitrospira sp., one genomic interval encodes:
- a CDS encoding DUF4157 domain-containing protein: MRMPDAELNRQHRDIGTPLIQRRATSGDTGVMEAPPIVHNVLNSPGQPLDAATRAFFEPRFGHDFSQVRVHADAEAEASARSINARAYTVGHHIAFGTGRFAPGTGEGNRLLAHELSHVVQQAGEQSTIMRVCDCASFGGRQPDPTDPREAGVSQAFPGLVSGDWCVIEPSTPTYNCFAWSVSDKTQWLDPVPQIDNLYGNGDSKPSFADFDAFYAQTHDLYPQTAPDSNTLVALFAKGTIPVHAALTAGAETCGTVPFTSKLGQGPLIAHDLYQLEGAVYGKAVRFYG, from the coding sequence ATGCGGATGCCGGACGCCGAGCTGAACAGGCAGCACCGCGATATCGGGACTCCGCTGATCCAGCGTCGAGCGACAAGCGGCGACACTGGGGTGATGGAAGCCCCGCCGATCGTCCACAATGTGCTGAACTCACCAGGGCAGCCGCTCGATGCCGCAACCCGGGCCTTCTTCGAACCTCGTTTCGGCCATGACTTCAGCCAGGTGCGGGTGCATGCAGATGCAGAAGCTGAGGCATCCGCGCGGTCCATCAACGCTCGTGCCTACACGGTTGGGCATCACATTGCTTTTGGCACCGGGCGGTTTGCTCCGGGGACAGGTGAAGGGAATCGGCTGCTTGCGCATGAATTGAGCCATGTTGTGCAGCAGGCAGGTGAACAGTCCACGATCATGCGGGTCTGTGACTGTGCGAGTTTCGGTGGTCGGCAACCGGATCCGACGGACCCGCGGGAGGCCGGTGTGAGTCAGGCATTTCCTGGGCTCGTGTCGGGGGATTGGTGTGTCATCGAACCCTCCACGCCGACATATAACTGTTTTGCCTGGTCCGTTTCCGACAAGACGCAGTGGCTCGATCCTGTGCCCCAGATCGATAACCTGTACGGCAATGGGGATAGCAAGCCGTCGTTCGCCGACTTTGATGCGTTTTATGCGCAGACCCATGACCTCTATCCGCAAACCGCACCGGATTCGAATACCCTCGTGGCCCTCTTTGCCAAGGGGACGATTCCGGTACATGCGGCGCTCACGGCCGGCGCAGAAACATGCGGTACGGTTCCTTTCACCAGTAAGCTTGGTCAGGGCCCTCTGATCGCGCATGACCTCTACCAGCTCGAGGGTGCCGTCTACGGAAAGGCTGTGCGTTTTTACGGGTGA
- a CDS encoding DUF4157 domain-containing protein: protein MGPGRLVTETPPAATPLCFYDYHCPDGFLVLTKRECKSAKSSAPHPPGAPSAMVQRRGASGPAVPDTAPPLVQDVLASSGRPLDRATRGLFESRFGHDFSQVRIHADATAAESARSVNALAYTVGRDVVFGAGQYSPHTRPGQRLLAHELAHVLQQTGKSVNVTHSATAHHDPVPVLTTARVQASDAHGGLIQRQPKTDEPAFRNLPIFLERLKLDVDNNLLDYGHHLYQAAILHPDEPAVLQNALGRYALGLNVLKDSYRFAGVKPDMADKLALGTGIFFKGLTFRRQGELTLDFQVDIGRGVKFETNLTLGVNPNDFTDVQKAGLNVGLVRRF, encoded by the coding sequence ATGGGGCCGGGACGGCTCGTCACCGAAACGCCGCCCGCCGCGACGCCGCTCTGTTTTTACGACTACCATTGTCCGGATGGGTTCCTGGTGCTGACCAAGCGGGAATGCAAAAGCGCCAAGTCGTCGGCGCCGCACCCTCCCGGCGCACCATCGGCGATGGTGCAGCGGCGGGGGGCCTCAGGTCCGGCCGTTCCAGACACTGCGCCGCCGTTGGTGCAGGACGTGTTGGCGTCGTCTGGTCGCCCGCTGGATCGGGCGACGCGCGGTCTGTTTGAGTCGCGCTTCGGGCACGATTTCAGCCAGGTCCGTATCCACGCCGATGCCACGGCGGCGGAGTCTGCGCGATCGGTTAATGCCTTGGCCTACACGGTGGGACGGGATGTGGTCTTCGGCGCCGGACAGTATTCGCCCCATACTCGCCCGGGGCAGCGACTCTTAGCCCATGAACTCGCTCACGTCCTACAGCAAACCGGTAAATCCGTAAACGTCACGCATTCTGCTACAGCACACCACGATCCTGTACCGGTTCTGACAACGGCGAGGGTTCAAGCGAGCGATGCGCACGGCGGCTTAATCCAACGCCAGCCAAAGACGGACGAACCGGCTTTCCGCAATCTGCCCATTTTTTTGGAAAGGCTCAAACTCGATGTAGACAACAATCTGCTCGATTACGGACATCACCTCTATCAAGCCGCGATTCTGCATCCCGACGAACCTGCCGTCCTGCAAAATGCCCTGGGCCGTTACGCGCTGGGCTTGAACGTGTTGAAGGACAGTTACCGCTTTGCCGGAGTCAAGCCTGACATGGCTGACAAGCTGGCGCTTGGCACCGGGATTTTCTTCAAAGGCCTGACCTTCCGACGACAGGGTGAGTTGACCTTGGATTTTCAGGTCGATATCGGGCGCGGCGTGAAATTCGAAACTAATTTGACTCTGGGCGTCAATCCAAATGATTTCACGGATGTGCAAAAAGCCGGCTTGAATGTCGGCCTTGTGCGGCGTTTCTAA
- a CDS encoding LysM domain-containing protein produces the protein MSDPLQALLDSALKANSFPPTSRYYNVKTASLVTADGTMLVYLRRRFVPGSDRFTVVQQHRVAGGERLDHLAATYLGDPEQYWRLCDANDAVRPDELTETLDRRIDIALPENTTGVPGA, from the coding sequence GTGAGTGATCCATTACAGGCCTTACTGGACAGTGCCTTGAAGGCCAATTCCTTTCCGCCAACCAGCCGGTATTACAACGTGAAGACCGCCTCTCTCGTGACCGCCGACGGCACCATGCTCGTGTACTTGCGACGCCGCTTCGTGCCGGGGAGCGATCGATTCACCGTGGTGCAGCAACACCGGGTGGCGGGCGGCGAGCGACTGGACCATCTGGCGGCCACCTATCTGGGTGATCCGGAGCAGTATTGGCGGTTGTGCGACGCGAACGACGCGGTGCGGCCGGACGAACTCACGGAGACCCTCGACCGCCGCATCGATATTGCGTTGCCAGAGAATACAACGGGAGTTCCCGGTGCTTAA
- a CDS encoding baseplate assembly protein, with the protein MTDTHKYYGKYRGTVLNNIDPMQMGRLQVQVPDVAGLIPTSWAMPCFPASGKQMGVYMLPQIGAGVWVEFEQGNPDYPIWSGCWYGSVAEVPALGLAGIPVSPNMVIQTAAQNAIVISDVPGPTGGIMLKSATGATLIVNDTGIYIQNGKGAMVTLVGPAVTINNGALTIV; encoded by the coding sequence ATGACAGACACACACAAATACTATGGCAAGTATCGCGGGACGGTGCTGAACAATATCGATCCCATGCAGATGGGGCGCTTACAGGTGCAGGTGCCGGATGTGGCGGGGTTGATTCCGACCTCCTGGGCCATGCCCTGTTTTCCCGCCAGCGGCAAACAAATGGGTGTGTACATGCTGCCGCAGATTGGGGCGGGGGTGTGGGTGGAGTTCGAGCAGGGGAATCCGGACTACCCGATCTGGAGCGGCTGTTGGTACGGCAGCGTGGCCGAGGTCCCGGCCCTGGGGTTGGCGGGTATTCCGGTCAGCCCGAACATGGTGATTCAGACGGCGGCTCAGAATGCCATCGTGATCAGCGACGTGCCGGGCCCGACCGGCGGCATCATGCTGAAAAGCGCGACGGGTGCCACGCTGATCGTCAACGACACGGGCATTTACATTCAAAACGGGAAGGGTGCGATGGTGACGCTCGTAGGCCCGGCGGTCACGATCAATAACGGCGCCCTCACGATTGTCTGA
- a CDS encoding GPW/gp25 family protein, with the protein MRQVDFPYRFDARGRTAATDEADHIRDLIEQVLFTSPGERVMRPDFGSGLLQLVFSPNSEVLAATTQVLVQSALQRWLGELILVEAVRVEAVDSTLQVTVQYVMRQSGARVTGTFAQGGGA; encoded by the coding sequence ATGAGGCAGGTTGATTTTCCCTATCGGTTCGACGCGCGAGGCCGGACCGCTGCAACGGACGAGGCCGACCACATTCGCGACTTGATCGAGCAGGTGCTCTTCACCAGCCCGGGCGAACGCGTGATGCGGCCGGACTTCGGGAGCGGCCTCCTGCAGCTGGTGTTTTCGCCCAATAGCGAAGTTTTGGCGGCCACGACCCAGGTGCTCGTGCAGAGCGCCCTGCAACGGTGGCTGGGCGAACTGATCCTGGTGGAGGCCGTGCGGGTAGAGGCCGTCGATTCGACCCTGCAGGTCACGGTGCAGTATGTGATGAGGCAGAGCGGCGCTCGTGTCACGGGGACCTTTGCGCAAGGAGGCGGAGCGTGA
- a CDS encoding putative baseplate assembly protein, which translates to MTYSCCDELRRQAVRDHPTLNGIDFLEVIDRAAPTEAERQRTLEVHFVKPLVTPTPTSANIRIDGGERITPIRVLGVSAGSGTSAHVLTVEVDQPGDFSLYTLRLVTNALDDSVPPEFDPQSAAIAFSFKVECPSPFDCAPRHRCPEATEPGPVIDYLAKDYASFRRVMLDRMAVLMPQWKERNAADLGVMLVEALAYTADQLSYQQDAVATEAYLGTARRRISVRRHARLMDYYMSEGCNARTWIHVHASADVVRVDPADSAVPIGTKFTTRIPGQPTAIADDPRVYARAEIIFEAMESLQSLYAEHNELQFYTWSNQRCCLPKGARSATLAGHHPTLAIGTILLFEEVIGPETGSPSDADPTRRHVVRIDRVAATMTGGAPLTDPVTSQLITEIAWHEEDALPFPFCLSAATEQGYRDGVSVARGNLVLADHGVTLGGEDLGTVPDPFLFMPRPKEVDRCSAFTPQMVPPRFSPRLAKAPLTHAGPPYDHADSARRALQWSLRDVQPAVTLTGTKGTETRTWTARRDLLNSDAAADEYVAEVENDGSGSIRFGDDVHGRRPESGTAFTARYRVGNGREGNIGADALVHIALALPEITEVRNPLPAAGGQEPELLQDVRQRAPVAYRVQERAVTPADYAEVTERRTDVQRAAATFRWTGSWHTVFVTVDRGGGAAVSEEFEGEIREHVERYRMAGHDLEVDGPQFVSLEINLHVCVAPEHFRSDVERELLDVLSNRDLPDGRRGLFHPDNFTFGQPVYLSTIYAAAHRVTGIESVEVLTFQRQGVPESSALDSGRLDIGRLEVARLDNDRNFAEHGRLTITLGGGK; encoded by the coding sequence GTGACCTATTCCTGCTGCGACGAACTGCGGCGTCAGGCCGTCCGCGACCATCCGACGTTGAACGGCATCGATTTTCTGGAGGTCATCGACCGCGCCGCGCCGACGGAAGCGGAGCGTCAGCGGACACTCGAAGTCCATTTCGTCAAACCATTGGTCACGCCCACTCCGACGTCGGCCAACATTCGGATCGACGGCGGCGAACGCATCACCCCGATCCGTGTGCTGGGAGTCAGCGCCGGAAGCGGAACGTCGGCCCATGTCTTGACCGTCGAAGTGGATCAGCCGGGGGACTTCTCGTTGTATACGCTGCGCCTAGTTACCAACGCGCTCGATGACAGCGTGCCGCCGGAGTTCGATCCGCAGTCGGCCGCCATCGCGTTTTCGTTCAAGGTGGAATGTCCGAGCCCGTTCGATTGCGCGCCGCGTCACCGCTGTCCGGAGGCCACGGAGCCCGGGCCGGTCATCGACTATCTGGCCAAGGACTATGCGAGCTTCCGCCGGGTCATGCTTGACCGGATGGCGGTGCTGATGCCGCAATGGAAGGAACGCAACGCGGCCGATCTCGGCGTCATGCTGGTGGAGGCCTTGGCCTACACCGCCGACCAGTTGAGTTACCAACAGGATGCCGTGGCGACCGAGGCCTACTTGGGAACCGCGCGGCGGCGAATCTCGGTGCGGCGCCACGCCCGCCTCATGGACTACTACATGAGCGAGGGCTGCAACGCCAGGACCTGGATTCACGTCCATGCCTCAGCCGACGTGGTACGGGTCGATCCTGCCGATTCGGCGGTTCCGATCGGAACGAAGTTCACGACACGCATCCCGGGACAACCCACCGCCATCGCCGACGATCCGCGCGTCTATGCGCGTGCAGAGATCATCTTCGAAGCGATGGAGTCTCTCCAATCCCTCTACGCCGAGCACAACGAGTTGCAGTTTTATACCTGGAGCAATCAACGTTGCTGTCTGCCTAAGGGGGCACGCTCAGCCACGCTCGCCGGGCACCACCCGACTCTCGCCATCGGGACGATTCTGCTGTTCGAGGAAGTGATCGGCCCGGAAACCGGGTCGCCGTCCGATGCGGACCCTACGCGGCGTCATGTCGTGAGGATCGATCGTGTGGCGGCGACTATGACCGGCGGAGCGCCGCTGACCGATCCCGTGACCAGCCAACTTATTACGGAAATTGCATGGCATGAGGAGGATGCGCTCCCATTTCCTTTCTGCCTCTCGGCCGCCACGGAGCAGGGGTACCGCGACGGCGTCAGCGTGGCGCGAGGCAACCTGGTCTTGGCGGACCATGGGGTGACGTTGGGAGGGGAGGACTTGGGCACCGTGCCGGACCCCTTCCTGTTCATGCCGCGACCGAAGGAGGTGGATCGCTGCTCGGCGTTCACTCCGCAGATGGTGCCGCCGCGGTTCAGCCCTCGACTGGCCAAGGCGCCGCTCACCCATGCGGGGCCGCCCTATGACCATGCGGATTCGGCGCGCAGGGCGTTGCAGTGGTCGCTTCGCGATGTCCAGCCTGCGGTCACCCTGACCGGAACCAAAGGCACCGAGACAAGGACATGGACGGCCCGGCGCGACCTGCTCAACAGCGACGCTGCGGCGGACGAATATGTGGCCGAGGTCGAGAACGACGGCAGCGGCAGCATCCGCTTCGGAGACGACGTGCATGGCCGGAGGCCCGAATCCGGCACCGCCTTCACCGCTCGGTATCGAGTCGGCAACGGGCGAGAAGGGAACATCGGAGCGGATGCCTTGGTACATATTGCCTTGGCGTTGCCGGAGATCACCGAAGTCCGGAACCCCTTGCCTGCCGCAGGAGGGCAGGAACCGGAATTGTTGCAGGACGTGCGGCAGCGCGCCCCGGTGGCCTATCGCGTTCAGGAGCGTGCTGTGACCCCGGCGGATTATGCCGAGGTCACGGAGCGCCGGACGGATGTTCAGCGGGCCGCCGCCACGTTCCGGTGGACCGGCAGTTGGCACACGGTGTTCGTCACCGTGGATCGTGGCGGCGGCGCCGCGGTTTCTGAAGAGTTCGAGGGAGAGATCCGCGAGCACGTCGAGCGTTACCGCATGGCCGGCCACGATCTGGAAGTCGACGGCCCGCAGTTCGTCTCGCTGGAGATCAATCTGCACGTCTGTGTCGCGCCCGAGCACTTCCGGAGCGACGTGGAGCGTGAGTTGCTGGACGTGCTGAGCAATCGCGACCTCCCGGACGGCCGTCGGGGCCTGTTCCATCCGGACAACTTTACGTTCGGGCAGCCGGTCTATCTCAGCACCATCTATGCGGCGGCTCATCGGGTGACAGGTATCGAATCGGTCGAGGTGTTGACCTTTCAGCGGCAGGGCGTCCCGGAAAGTTCGGCGCTCGACAGCGGCCGCTTGGACATCGGCCGGTTGGAGGTCGCGCGTTTGGACAACGACCGCAATTTTGCGGAGCACGGTCGGCTGACCATCACGTTGGGAGGGGGGAAATGA
- a CDS encoding putative baseplate assembly protein produces the protein MSQEARNECGCCAGIEAATPGPLFNRPGLSAIAYRVGTYQTFRQSLHARLSDGRWPVLRGLRTRDDDDFTIALLDAWAVTGDILTFYQERIANESYLRTATERLSILEQSRLLGYQLGSGRAAATHLAFTLEETPGAPEQGAKPVTLPVGTKVQSIPGPDEQPQTFETIEAIEARAEWNALRAQLTETQVLAWNMTELWLAGVNLTLAVGDALLIIADSEGTRQASLRRVTKIVTDAAADRTGLTLTAISDTPQVVAAMAPAVYVMRANASPFGHNAPMEAIYDPPGTFSKLDEWDLEAADKDISAMTLSSRNEKILVGGWMVIEQDIPGESGRKWVFSEVTSVTHLSVARYGMAGSVTRLGLGTVWELGIETKLDFLRSMTVAVQNEQLAVAALPVRYPLYGSTLALNSRVDGLAARRPIAISGKRQRLRITKLALALDTKLIEEIIAAIGNSFPAIGNLLEALTRPLLFFGSDESVELQPEDVLVLSAPPLHVLGRQLVPVGPSEFGALLKDNPFSLFLVRLMDRDGRSGLALLFRFWFTLEPANDDDETISEIAFLDDESTTAITHDRDRTTLQLATALVNIYERSSVSINANVAAATHGETVKEPLGSGDATIPYQRFLLKQPPLTYISADTPDGSASTLKVYVNEVLWQEVPFFYGHGPTERIYITKQDDEGRTTIRFGDGVTGARLPTGQNNVRAEYRKGTGLGGLVQAGQLSLLMSRPLGLKGVVNPEAAQGAEDPESRDDARTNAPLAVLTLDRAVSLQDYEDFARTFSGIAKAQAVWVWDGRKRSIFLTVAGPNGEVPDEDGSVMTTLKEALRAYGDPYVPFTVKGYRPAWFEVAGTVTVQPDHVTETVMATVAETLRQRYAFDARYFGQPVALSDLIAAIQDVTGVTAVDLDRFARTDYPLPAIQPRLIADRPAMGADGVVPAAELLLLDPVSLTQLKAVQ, from the coding sequence ATGAGTCAGGAGGCTCGAAACGAATGCGGCTGCTGCGCCGGTATCGAGGCTGCCACTCCCGGCCCGCTCTTCAACCGGCCGGGCCTGTCGGCAATCGCCTATCGGGTCGGAACCTATCAGACATTTCGGCAGAGCCTCCATGCGAGACTGTCCGACGGTCGCTGGCCAGTGTTGCGTGGACTGAGGACTCGCGATGACGATGACTTCACCATCGCACTGCTCGATGCCTGGGCGGTGACCGGCGACATCCTCACCTTTTATCAGGAGCGCATCGCCAACGAGTCCTATCTGCGGACTGCGACGGAGCGGCTGTCCATCTTGGAGCAGTCGCGCCTGCTCGGGTATCAACTCGGGTCCGGCCGGGCTGCCGCCACGCACTTGGCCTTCACGTTGGAAGAGACTCCGGGCGCGCCTGAACAGGGGGCGAAACCGGTTACGCTACCCGTCGGCACGAAGGTGCAGAGCATCCCTGGGCCGGATGAACAACCACAGACCTTTGAGACGATCGAAGCCATCGAGGCGCGGGCAGAATGGAACGCGCTCCGGGCGCAATTGACCGAGACGCAGGTGTTGGCCTGGAACATGACGGAGTTGTGGTTGGCGGGCGTCAATCTCACACTCGCTGTGGGCGATGCGTTGTTGATCATCGCGGATTCGGAGGGGACGAGGCAGGCGTCGCTTCGACGTGTAACGAAGATCGTTACCGACGCTGCCGCCGATCGCACAGGTCTCACATTGACGGCGATCTCTGACACACCACAAGTGGTGGCTGCCATGGCGCCGGCTGTCTACGTGATGCGCGCGAACGCTTCACCATTCGGCCATAATGCGCCCATGGAGGCTATATACGATCCGCCGGGCACATTTAGCAAACTTGATGAATGGGATCTTGAAGCAGCGGATAAAGATATTAGTGCAATGACGCTCAGTAGCCGGAACGAGAAAATTCTTGTTGGTGGTTGGATGGTGATCGAACAAGACATTCCTGGAGAATCCGGGCGAAAATGGGTTTTTTCTGAAGTGACGAGCGTCACTCATCTTTCGGTGGCACGCTACGGTATGGCTGGAAGCGTCACGCGCTTGGGTTTGGGAACAGTGTGGGAATTAGGGATCGAAACCAAGCTTGATTTTCTGCGAAGCATGACGGTCGCTGTGCAGAATGAGCAGCTTGCCGTCGCGGCGCTGCCGGTGAGATATCCTCTCTATGGTTCGACGTTGGCGTTGAACAGCAGGGTCGATGGACTCGCGGCCCGCCGTCCTATTGCGATTAGCGGCAAGCGTCAACGGCTGCGGATTACGAAATTGGCGCTCGCGCTGGATACGAAGCTCATCGAAGAGATCATCGCAGCGATCGGCAACTCCTTTCCTGCCATCGGTAATCTCCTCGAAGCTCTCACGCGCCCATTGTTGTTTTTCGGCTCAGACGAATCTGTGGAGTTGCAACCAGAGGACGTTCTTGTTTTATCAGCTCCGCCGCTCCACGTTCTCGGTCGCCAACTGGTTCCCGTGGGTCCCTCGGAGTTCGGCGCCTTGCTGAAAGATAATCCCTTCTCCCTCTTTCTCGTACGCTTAATGGACCGCGACGGTCGTTCGGGATTGGCCCTTTTGTTTCGGTTTTGGTTCACTCTCGAACCCGCAAACGACGATGACGAAACGATCAGCGAAATCGCTTTCCTCGACGACGAATCGACCACTGCTATCACCCACGACCGCGACCGCACGACGCTCCAGCTGGCTACCGCCTTGGTCAACATCTACGAACGCAGCAGCGTCAGCATCAACGCGAATGTCGCCGCCGCAACCCATGGTGAGACAGTGAAGGAACCGCTTGGAAGCGGGGATGCCACCATTCCGTACCAGCGGTTCCTATTGAAACAACCTCCGCTGACCTATATCAGCGCCGATACGCCGGACGGGTCGGCCTCGACGCTCAAGGTCTATGTCAATGAGGTGCTGTGGCAAGAAGTGCCGTTCTTCTACGGTCATGGCCCCACCGAACGCATCTACATCACGAAGCAGGACGACGAAGGGCGCACCACGATCCGATTCGGCGACGGCGTCACGGGGGCGCGGTTGCCGACCGGCCAAAACAACGTGCGCGCCGAGTACCGCAAGGGAACCGGCCTTGGAGGACTCGTCCAAGCCGGGCAACTGAGCCTGCTGATGAGTCGACCGCTCGGGTTGAAGGGCGTCGTGAATCCGGAGGCTGCGCAGGGGGCTGAAGATCCGGAATCGAGGGACGACGCCCGCACCAATGCCCCGCTCGCCGTCTTGACGCTGGATCGTGCGGTGTCGCTGCAGGATTACGAAGATTTCGCTCGAACCTTTTCGGGCATCGCCAAAGCGCAGGCCGTGTGGGTATGGGACGGGCGCAAGCGCAGCATCTTCCTGACCGTGGCCGGACCGAACGGGGAGGTGCCGGATGAGGACGGCTCCGTGATGACGACACTCAAGGAGGCGCTCCGCGCCTATGGGGACCCGTACGTGCCCTTCACGGTCAAGGGGTATCGGCCGGCCTGGTTCGAAGTCGCCGGGACCGTCACGGTCCAGCCGGACCATGTGACCGAGACCGTGATGGCAACGGTGGCGGAGACGTTGCGGCAACGGTATGCCTTCGACGCCAGATACTTCGGCCAGCCCGTCGCGCTGAGCGACCTGATCGCCGCGATTCAGGACGTGACCGGCGTGACGGCGGTGGACCTGGACCGGTTCGCGCGTACAGACTACCCCCTACCAGCGATTCAGCCGCGGCTGATCGCCGATCGTCCGGCGATGGGTGCGGACGGGGTCGTGCCGGCGGCGGAACTGTTGTTGCTCGATCCTGTGTCATTGACTCAACTGAAGGCGGTCCAATGA